CGACAACGACGCTCGTGTCCCACGCTCTGAAAGCGACCCCTAGGTATCATTATCATATGCATGACACCAACCCCCTCCCTCTTTTGTATTGTCAGTTAATTTACCTCAAGCTCACGCTCACGCACACGCCGTGTGTAGGATCGATCCTTGCGGCTTTCCTTCTCTTCCCTTCCTATTTAAGGAGCTAGCCACCCCACACTATTTGCACCTCAGCAATCACCAAAGAGTAGCTAGAAATGGCGATGGCTAGGACGACgacgctcctcctcctcgtcgccacGGCTCTCCTCGTGGCCTCCTGCGGCGCGTGGGAGGCCAACATCCGCATGCCGACGTCCATGGACGAGGCGGTGGTGGCACCATTGATCCACGCGCTGCGGCCGCTGCTGGGCTCCGGCAAGCACGCCGGAGTGGCGTGCGACAGCTGGGTGCTGGGCGTGGAGGCGCACAACGTGCGGGACTGGAAGACCGTGCCCGCCAGCTGCGAGGGGTACGTTGGCCACTACATGCTCGGCAGCCACTTCCGCCGCGACTCCAAGGTCGTCGTCGACCAGGCCCTCGCCTACGTCGACTCCCTCAAGCTCACCGGCAACGGCAAGGAGGTCTGGGTCTTCGACATCGACGAGACCACCCTCTCCAACCTCCCCTACTACGCCAAGCACGGCTTCGGGTACGTACTACTCGATTGTATACATACACACTACTGATGCTATGTGTAGTGCATTATACTTGCTATCTATTGCAGGTGCATCTGAGCAGGGACTTGCACTCATCTTTTCATTCAAATAAACTAAAAATCTGACTAGACCTCGTTAATTAAAATCAACTGACTAGCTAGAATAACAATGTGGCATCGTAAGATCTCTAATgaatgaaaaagaaaaaacaagGGAGACTAAAAGTGGAAATGTAGAAATGTATTACTTGGACGTGTTGGACAGTTGGACATCATCATTGCTGGTCACCTCAAATTAATCAGTCACAGAGACAGCCAGCAGGACCATATATATGTCCCTCGTATGAGTGATCAACAGATTAAAACAAGAGGGAAACATACTATACTAGAACTACAGTTAGATATAGAGATGTGTGCTGTGATGTGCATGTGTATGTGGTGGCCGGAGTAGGACCTTATCTGTTGTCCACTTGGCTAGCAACTTTATCGGACGGTTTATTTTTCAAGCGTCCTTATCAACCCATACCTTCTAACTATTTATGCTTAATTGAGTTTAGATGGATAATACTTATTTAATAAGATGTAAGAAGTCAGAACGTCCTGTGCATTGTTACATACGCTGCAACACTAATATTCgttttggggggagggggggggggttgagtTGGAACACTATATTTCCCTATTAGTTCAGATGATTCTCTTGAAACGAAATGGAAATTAACTGGAAACGTAGTAGAAGCCTAGATCATATCTAgccaagttgatgcgaaaggtttAGTTCAAAACTATGATTAAGTACCTTGTATATATTATTAATGTGATGAATGAACTAACGCATCGTGATTTTAAAGTAAATCATACCTTGGCCTAAGAATTTAAAGAGGATCTACACTGAACGGCTAGAAAAAGGAAACATAAAAGCATACAAGCGCGTCCGAGAAAAGTAGGATGAACAGCTTATCACAACATATCTAACTAATCGAGGAGTTAGAGTAACTTTGCCTCACCACACTCATGACAAAGCTAACCTTTTTTGTTGAAAGCCGAAACTTTGCAATAACGTTGCAAACGGTAGACCTAATTTATCAAAGGAATCAACAAAGCTGTGCTGCTGCATACAAAGCTGTGCACGATGAGATTAAATACCACAACTAGTGATTATGTTTGGCGTTCGTTCTTGGTCCAGCAAAAGAGTAGCGTGATGATGCTGGAGTAGGACCTCGCCGTGTCATTCATTGATTTATACGCTCCACATGGCCAACTTAATTTATCATCAGTCTCGTTAGTCCACAACTACGTACTGCTCATGCACGTGCCTTACGTACAGATGCAGAGCTTGGGTTTAGTTACCGCTCATCCACTTGACTGTTAGGTCACACACTGTGTTTCTTCGGTATGCATAATTGCTAGCAGCTGATGTAGTTGAATCTGCCACTAATATATCTTCATACACATGTGAGTGCAGGGCTACACCGTTCAACGCGACGAGCTTCAACGCATACGTGCGGGAGGGGAGCGCGCCCGCGCTGCCGGAGACGAAGCGGTTGTACAACAAGCTGCGCTCGGTCGGTATCAAGCCAGTGTTCCTCACCGGCCGGACCGAGGACCAGAGGGCCATCACCGTCACCAACCTCCGCCGCCAGGGCATCTCCGGGTGGATGAACCTGCTGCTGAAGCAGCCCGGCTTCAAGGGCTCCGCAGTGACCTACAAGTCCGGCGAGAGGCAGAAGCTGCAGGACGCCGGGTACGTCATCGTCGGCAATATCGGCGACCAGTGGAGTGACATCCTCGGCGCGCCTGAGGGCGCCCGCACTTTCAAGCTGCCAGACCCCATGTACTACATCGGCTAGGCTGCCTCCGGCTCGGGCATGCCGTCATTGATTTCTCGATCGAATAAGCTCCATGCTCTTAGTTATATTCATGTTTAGCCAATAATCCCTCCCCAGTTGTTGCTTCGTTCATTTCCATTGTCGAGAACTTGAGATTAAATGCTATTATGAATGTGTTCGTGGAGAAGTTGCATGTTCTTTAATCAATTGATCCATGGTCCACTGTTTTGTTTTGCGAGA
This genomic window from Aegilops tauschii subsp. strangulata cultivar AL8/78 chromosome 4, Aet v6.0, whole genome shotgun sequence contains:
- the LOC109762609 gene encoding stem 28 kDa glycoprotein; translation: MAMARTTTLLLLVATALLVASCGAWEANIRMPTSMDEAVVAPLIHALRPLLGSGKHAGVACDSWVLGVEAHNVRDWKTVPASCEGYVGHYMLGSHFRRDSKVVVDQALAYVDSLKLTGNGKEVWVFDIDETTLSNLPYYAKHGFGATPFNATSFNAYVREGSAPALPETKRLYNKLRSVGIKPVFLTGRTEDQRAITVTNLRRQGISGWMNLLLKQPGFKGSAVTYKSGERQKLQDAGYVIVGNIGDQWSDILGAPEGARTFKLPDPMYYIG